From Inquilinus sp. Marseille-Q2685:
AGGCGCTGAACCGGCAGATGGGCGCGCTGGGCCGCGAGCTGGGCGTGCAGGTCGTGGTGGCCGATTTCGCCACCGGCCTCAAGACCGTGCTGGCCGACCCGGCCCGCTTCGGCTTCGGCAACGTCACCGAGGCCTGCGTCGCCAGCGCCACGTCCCTGCCCTCCTATGTCACGCCCGGATCGGTCTGCCGCGACCCGGAAGGGCGGCTGTTCTGGGACAGCGTGCATCCGACCGCGCTGGGCCACCAGCTGCTGGCGGAATACGCCGCCGACACGCTGATGGCGCCCAGCACCATCGGCGCCCAGGCCAGCCTGGCCCTGCTGGCCAGCGACAATTTCCTGCGCCGGGTCGGCGACGCGGTCGGCGGCGAAGGCGGCCCGATGCTGGCTGGCCCGCCGGCCCCGTCCGACCGCCCGGTCGACGGCTTTCTGACCCTGCAGCGCGCCTTCGGCAGCCAGGGCTTCGACCGCGGGGCCGCCGGCTTCGACTACGGCGTCACCTCGATCACGGGCGGCGTCACGATGCGGCCGCTCGACCGGGTCACGCTCGGCCTCGTCGCCGCCTACGACAACGGCGACGCCGACCTCGACCGGGGCTGGGGCACGGTCGACTACAGCTCGGTCCGCATCGGCGCCGTGGCCGGCTATGACGACGGCGCGATGTTCGGCGGCGCCGGCGTCGCCTGGGGCTTCGACAGCTACGAGCTGGAGCGCCGGACCTATGTGCCGCAGCTGCGCGCCGAGGCCGACCCGGACGGCAACAGCCTCAGCGTCTTCGGCCGGGCCGGTTATCGCCTTACCGTCGACGCTTTCACCTTCGGCCCGGTGCTCGGGCTGCGCTATTCGCGGGTGGAGATCGACCGCTATTCCGAATCCGGCGCGCCCGGCCTGGACATGACGGTCGAGGGGCAGACGGCGGAAGCGCTGATCGGCAGCGCCGGCATCGCCGCCGCCGCGCGGTTCGAGGCCGGCAGCACCGTGGTCACGCCGCATCTGGAGCTGTCGGTGGAGGGCGACCTGCTGGGCGGCGGCCGCTCGATCGACACCGCGCTCGTCACCGTCCCGGATGTCGGGCGCGTCCAGGAGGTCGAGGCGTCCGGCGGCGCCTATGGCCGGCTGGCCGGCGGCGTCGCCGTGCGGCTGATCCCGGCGGTGACGACGCACCTCGGCGGCGAGACCACGCTAGGCCGCGACGGCGGCGACGATTATGCCGTGACCGGACGCCTCGCTGTGCGCTTCTGAGAAACGGGGTAACCTCGCCGCCGGAAGGGGCCAACCCTCGAGGGGATAGGCCGATGTCGGACTGGGCCGGGGACAACGATCCGGAGGAGCGCCGCCGCGCCACGATCGCGGCGGCGAAGCAGCGGGCGACGCTGGTCGACCGCTGGTCGCGGGAGGATATGGGCAAGCTGGAGTCCTGGGCCGAGCGGGCCCGGGCCGCCGCCGTCCACGCTCGCCCGGGCCTGCGGGTGCTGGACATCGGCTGCGGCGCCATGGCGCTGGAGAGTGCGCTGCCGGAGGGCTGCACCTATCTGCCGCTCGACTGCGTCCGCCGCGACGAGCGCACCATCGTCCGCGACCTGAACCGGGAGCCGTTTCCCGACATCGCGGCCGACATGGCCTTCGCCCTCGGCGTGCTGGAATACATCTATGACGTGCCGCGCTTCCTGCGCGGCCTGCGGGTGGCGGTGCCCCGCGCCCTGCTGAGCTATCATCCGCTGGATCGGAACATCGGCCGCGACCGCTGGTCGCTCGGCTGGGTCAACGCGCTGAATTCGGCGGAGCTCTCGGCCCTGCTGCGGCACGCCGGCTTCAAGCGCGTCCGGGTCGTCCCCTACAAGCCCAAGCTGCTGTTCTACTTGGTCGAGCGCTATCCGGCCTGAGGCGGCCGACGCATCCGCGGACTCGACTCAGGCGCTGCTATCGTATAGAACAAATCAAGAACAAACATCCCAGCGAGACCCCTGATGGCCGCGAGACCCGCCGCGACGACGCCCCTGGATTCGCTGTGCCGAATCCGCCCGCGAAACCTTGCCCGCCCCGACATCCGAGGAGCCGTCCGCCCGATGCGTCCGATCCGGGACATCCGATCCCAGGCCGATCTCGAAGACGCGGTGCGGCGCTGTGAGCTGCGCTGGCGCGCTTTGGAGAAGGGGCTGCGCGAGGACGAGATCGCGGCGCTGCTGGCGCTCGGCCTCGACCGGGCCGAAGCGCAGCTCCGCGCCCTCGGACCGCATGATTAGACGCCGCCGCATCGCTGGGCTAAGAACGGCCAATCCCGACCGGAGACCGGCATGGCCCAGCCCGACCTGTTCACTGACCGCGGCGCCGTCTTCAGCGATTGCGGCCGCTACCGCACCCTGCTGTGGCGGCGCTGGGACCGGTCGGCGCCGCCGGCCAACTTCCTGCTGCTGAACCCGTCCACGGCCGACGAGGTCAAGAACGACCCGACGGTCGAGCGCTGCGAGCGCCGGGCCCGGGCGATGGGCTATGGCGGGCTGATCGTCACCAACGCCTTCGCCCTGCGCTCGACCGATCCGAAGGCGCTCTACGCCGATCCCGATCCGGTCGGCCCCGGCAATCCGGAGGCGATCGTCCAGGCCGCCCGCGCCGCGGCGCTGGTGGTCTGCGGCTGGGGCCGGCATTGCGACGCCGTGCGCCCCGGCTGGGGCCGGGCGCTGCTGCGGATGCTGGCCGAGGCCGGGGCGGTGCCGCACGCGCTCGCCATCACCGCCGACGGTTCGCCCAAGCACCCGCTCTATGTCGGCTACGCCGTGCAGCCGGCGCCGGTGCCCGCCGGCGTCTGAAACCGCCCGCATGGCGCCCCCTCGCCTCGGAAAACGCGCCGCTTTAAGATCGGCGTGATCCGGGGGGCCCGTCGGACCCGCCCGCCGCCCCTTCCGGATCGCGCGAGGGGATCCATGCTCCAGGCCTCCAGGGACCGACGCCCGCTGTCCAGCCGCGACCCGGACAGCCTGCGCATGCCCGGCCTGGCGGTCGCGCTCCACGTCCTCGGCGCCGCCCTGTTCGTCGCCGGCCTCCTGGCCGGCTATATCTTGGCCGCCCGGTTGCTCGGCACCGCCGACATGCTTGGGCAGGTCTCCGCCCTGATTCCCGACCGGCCGGCCGACATGCTGGGCATGCCGGACGCCCGCATCGCCGCCCTCGCGGACATGATCGGCGACGGGCCGGGGCTGAGCCGGCAACTGCGGGCCGAGGCCTGGACCATGGGCGGCGGCGCGGTGGTCTCCGGGCTGGTGCTGTGGCTGCTCTGCGCCGGCCTGGCCTCGGCCCTGGCCCGGCTGCAGCGGATCGAGGCGGCGCTGCAGCTCGGGCCCGGCCACGCCCCCCGGGCGGAATTCACGAAGGATTAACGACTGTCGTCCTATTCCGGGCGCAATCGGGCTTCGGGCCCGCAAGGATTGGAGTCGGAGGTCGATCCCATGCCCGGAGGCCAGCGCCGCGAGCCGCTCTCCGAGATCGCCGAATGGGCTTCCCGCTACCTGGAGCGGCTAGACCAGCCTTTCGACGCCTGGGAGGCCGATTTCTTCCGCCGCGGCTGCAGCTTCCTGTCGCGCCGGCTGGCCGCCGGCGCCGCCTCCAGCTGGCGCTCCCTGACCCTGCCGCCGGAGCGCCGCGACGAGGTCCACCCGCTCGCCGCCCGGCCGCTGACGGTCGAAGAGACCGCCCGTTTCCGCGACCTGCTGCAGCGGATCGTAAAGGAGGGGTGACGGGACGGTCCGAACAACCAAGCCGAGGCGGGCAAAAGAAAGGCCCGCCGAAGCGGGCCCTGCTCTTTCCATCCTGCGAACTGGTGGGCGCACTAGGGCTCGAACCTAGGACCCGCTGATTAAGAGTCAGCTGCTCTACCAACTGAGCTATGCGCCCGTTCGCTCGGGACGGCCGGTGATATAGCCAACGGCCGGACGGGTTGCAACC
This genomic window contains:
- a CDS encoding autotransporter domain-containing protein, whose translation is MKRCMAMALLAVAVPAAMAEAEEPYSSVSVFGDSLSDRGRIPGLIQQQNPAFPLRFPVSPPYFDARFSNGPTYAERLPGLLGLDAEPGRNLAVGGAETDSGNIANPLLAQGGVTLPGIRDQIDGYAGSGGRFGAHDLVVLYGGANDYFAWLGGTPSPAGVQAEVARTVGNIDADIRKLVAAGAKTILVPNVPDLGSTPAYRGTAGQALASALSESHAEALNRQMGALGRELGVQVVVADFATGLKTVLADPARFGFGNVTEACVASATSLPSYVTPGSVCRDPEGRLFWDSVHPTALGHQLLAEYAADTLMAPSTIGAQASLALLASDNFLRRVGDAVGGEGGPMLAGPPAPSDRPVDGFLTLQRAFGSQGFDRGAAGFDYGVTSITGGVTMRPLDRVTLGLVAAYDNGDADLDRGWGTVDYSSVRIGAVAGYDDGAMFGGAGVAWGFDSYELERRTYVPQLRAEADPDGNSLSVFGRAGYRLTVDAFTFGPVLGLRYSRVEIDRYSESGAPGLDMTVEGQTAEALIGSAGIAAAARFEAGSTVVTPHLELSVEGDLLGGGRSIDTALVTVPDVGRVQEVEASGGAYGRLAGGVAVRLIPAVTTHLGGETTLGRDGGDDYAVTGRLAVRF
- a CDS encoding methyltransferase domain-containing protein translates to MSDWAGDNDPEERRRATIAAAKQRATLVDRWSREDMGKLESWAERARAAAVHARPGLRVLDIGCGAMALESALPEGCTYLPLDCVRRDERTIVRDLNREPFPDIAADMAFALGVLEYIYDVPRFLRGLRVAVPRALLSYHPLDRNIGRDRWSLGWVNALNSAELSALLRHAGFKRVRVVPYKPKLLFYLVERYPA
- a CDS encoding DUF1643 domain-containing protein; this translates as MAQPDLFTDRGAVFSDCGRYRTLLWRRWDRSAPPANFLLLNPSTADEVKNDPTVERCERRARAMGYGGLIVTNAFALRSTDPKALYADPDPVGPGNPEAIVQAARAAALVVCGWGRHCDAVRPGWGRALLRMLAEAGAVPHALAITADGSPKHPLYVGYAVQPAPVPAGV